A single Sulfurimonas aquatica DNA region contains:
- a CDS encoding diguanylate cyclase domain-containing protein — MSKIRETFYSKFPNLVKKLPKPITNFIIKLFQALFHEQTYINILSKNQHFHGVAFVEHVLDSLNISSTVKQNELQNIPKTGRLLVIANHPTGAQDSFSLVQLIANMREDKKVKILINDIMMGITQAAELIIPVNNLTGSITKASLKSINEALENEEAVIIFPAGLVNRLSVNGLRDTQWKSSFIKIAKRTSTPILPIKVTGRNSFLFYLVSMILPLKVSGLMLAHEFATAGKRKPLHFTIGKVIPVSSFSEKIISIEEYITIFYNHIYTLGTKKEQVLQTEVTIGEAKNRQLLKQEIKQAEFLGTTIDGKKIVLADSIHSPFLLRELGRVREISFRAIGGGTGTARDNDLYDTYYRHLILWDDEELEIVGAYRIGECKDIIDKKGKEGLYTYNLCNFNEHFQDYCENSVELGRSFVQPKYWGSRALDNLWQGVGAYLAHNPKINYTYGTVTINADTPQKAVAALVYFYSYHFSCSTNMMKAKTPYVMSKEDQVELDALFKDLSYKDGFVVLKKYLKDLGTSVPTLFKQYAELYEEGAVRFFDFNINTKWGGVIEGFIIADNSRMKPLKRKRYIESYQKLQISDSLTGLYNRAHFSDIINTTIKNQRKVDINFASLIVEIDNYDSIYENEESKTADKTVITVAKRLKKLLRDNDIIARWDDKKFVIILKNVTTDEAEIVSKKLCQSVKNIKITDTLNTTCSFGLTMYKANENINDTFTRSESALNQVRNNIDNKVASVA; from the coding sequence ATGTCAAAGATTAGAGAAACGTTTTATAGTAAATTTCCAAACTTAGTAAAAAAATTGCCCAAGCCTATAACAAACTTTATAATTAAATTATTTCAAGCTCTGTTTCATGAACAAACATATATTAATATACTGAGTAAAAACCAACACTTTCATGGTGTAGCTTTCGTTGAACATGTACTTGATAGTTTAAACATCTCCTCGACAGTCAAGCAAAATGAACTACAAAATATTCCAAAAACAGGTCGACTGCTTGTTATTGCAAATCATCCTACTGGTGCGCAGGACTCCTTCTCTTTAGTGCAGCTCATAGCAAATATGCGAGAAGATAAAAAAGTAAAAATTTTAATTAATGATATTATGATGGGTATCACTCAAGCAGCAGAGTTAATTATACCAGTAAACAATCTAACCGGTTCGATAACTAAAGCAAGTCTAAAGTCCATAAATGAAGCTTTAGAAAACGAGGAAGCTGTAATCATCTTTCCAGCAGGTCTAGTAAATAGACTCTCTGTTAATGGCTTAAGAGATACTCAGTGGAAATCTAGTTTTATCAAGATTGCTAAAAGAACATCTACACCTATACTCCCCATAAAAGTCACAGGTAGGAATAGCTTTTTATTTTATCTTGTCTCTATGATACTGCCATTAAAGGTTAGTGGACTTATGCTAGCTCACGAATTTGCGACAGCTGGTAAAAGAAAGCCCTTACACTTTACTATAGGTAAGGTTATTCCAGTAAGTTCATTTTCAGAGAAAATCATCTCTATTGAAGAGTATATAACTATTTTTTATAACCATATATATACTTTAGGCACAAAAAAAGAGCAAGTACTTCAAACAGAAGTTACTATAGGTGAAGCAAAAAATAGACAACTACTAAAGCAAGAGATTAAACAGGCTGAATTTTTAGGGACAACCATTGATGGTAAAAAGATTGTTCTAGCAGACTCTATTCATTCACCTTTTCTTTTACGTGAATTAGGTCGCGTTAGGGAGATATCATTTCGTGCAATTGGTGGAGGAACAGGAACAGCAAGGGATAATGACCTCTACGATACTTACTATAGACACCTAATACTTTGGGATGATGAAGAACTTGAGATTGTTGGAGCATACAGAATTGGCGAATGCAAGGATATAATTGATAAGAAAGGCAAGGAAGGACTTTATACTTATAACCTATGTAATTTTAATGAGCACTTTCAAGACTATTGTGAAAACTCAGTAGAGCTTGGAAGAAGTTTTGTTCAACCTAAATACTGGGGTTCACGTGCACTTGACAATCTTTGGCAGGGTGTTGGAGCATATTTAGCACACAATCCTAAAATTAATTATACATACGGAACCGTCACGATTAATGCAGATACTCCACAAAAAGCTGTTGCTGCGTTAGTATATTTTTATTCCTATCATTTTTCATGTTCAACAAATATGATGAAGGCAAAAACACCTTATGTAATGTCCAAAGAGGATCAAGTTGAGTTAGATGCTCTTTTTAAAGACTTATCATACAAAGATGGTTTTGTTGTACTTAAAAAGTATCTTAAAGATTTAGGTACATCGGTTCCAACACTGTTTAAACAGTATGCTGAGCTTTATGAAGAAGGAGCTGTGCGATTTTTCGACTTTAATATTAATACAAAATGGGGTGGAGTTATTGAAGGTTTTATTATAGCGGACAACTCTAGAATGAAGCCATTAAAAAGAAAACGCTATATAGAAAGCTATCAAAAACTGCAGATAAGTGACTCTCTTACAGGCTTGTATAATCGTGCACACTTTAGTGACATCATAAATACTACAATTAAAAATCAAAGAAAAGTAGATATAAATTTCGCATCACTTATTGTTGAGATAGATAATTATGATTCTATCTATGAAAATGAAGAGAGTAAAACTGCAGATAAAACAGTTATAACAGTTGCAAAGAGACTCAAAAAGCTCTTAAGAGATAATGACATCATAGCAAGATGGGATGATAAAAAGTTTGTTATTATCTTGAAGAATGTGACAACAGATGAAGCAGAGATAGTGAGTAAAAAATTATGTCAATCTGTTAAAAATATAAAAATAACAGATACATTAAATACTACATGCTCTTTTGGTCTTACAATGTATAAAGCAAATGAGAATATAAATGATACTTTTACTCGTTCGGAGAGTGCATTAAATCAGGTAAGAAATAACATTGACAATAAAGTTGCTTCTGTTGCATAA
- a CDS encoding efflux RND transporter permease subunit — protein MRKFVNSIIHFRWFIALIIPILTIVLAFELRNIEFEGSYRVWFSEESESLKKYDRFRAVFGNDDAIIITFSDENGIMNPKALGVIDRLTNKLWETKNIARVDSLTNYQYVHSNPEEPDDIIVEDFFEDISSLTALEFKQKEEIALKEDLLVNRIISSDGKTTMIVGRLTPKVGDIFGAVKEVGRTVQGYVDEESKNNGYEFHLAGGPILNLTFSTLGKSDITTFTPIILLIAMILLWIIFRRSSGMLLSIAVVMFTFIIVLAIQVLLGYKINNFTANMPVFIIAIGIADAMHLYWIYLIGRKKGLDNHEAIHYSVEKNFLPIFLTSVTTAVGFASLSISAIVPIETLGVATANAALLAFALTVLFVPAVLAIINPKVKEKEIKSSEEKPNKIALLYAEFIIKHDTKIILATVIIFGIIGFGLTKLQIDSNTVRYFNEDVPFRKTVTFIEDKLTGPMSYEIVLDSKIKDGIKSSEFMHMVEKFSNEFKSKYPDVRHTSSLVDVVKKFNEVMTGEKNIPDNQNLIAQYLLLYSLSLPQGMEINDKMDVDERFLRLTASMNIVDTSLDLEMIKWAEEWWKTTPYSVSINGQTVMFAHMQHDVTDTLVESIILAISVVSIMMLLIFKSFRMVPLFIIPNILPIVLVVGVMGWLGITVDIGVAISGAIILGVAVDDTIHFLVKYKEARKKGYNFKDSLVYIMHYAGSAIIFTTIILSTSFMIFSFSQFNPNVNFGIVTAIALIIAVAVDLIMLPAILSRYDGKEKSFLS, from the coding sequence ATGAGAAAATTTGTAAATAGCATAATACACTTTCGTTGGTTCATTGCCTTAATCATCCCAATACTTACTATAGTTCTTGCATTTGAACTTAGAAATATAGAATTTGAAGGCTCATATAGAGTATGGTTTTCAGAAGAATCTGAGTCATTAAAAAAGTATGATAGATTTAGAGCTGTCTTTGGAAATGATGATGCAATTATCATTACATTTAGTGATGAAAATGGAATAATGAATCCAAAAGCACTTGGAGTTATAGATAGACTTACAAACAAGCTTTGGGAAACAAAAAATATTGCTAGAGTTGATTCTCTAACTAATTACCAGTATGTTCACTCAAATCCTGAGGAGCCAGATGATATTATAGTTGAGGACTTCTTTGAAGATATTAGCTCTTTAACAGCTTTAGAGTTTAAGCAAAAAGAGGAGATAGCACTCAAAGAGGACCTACTTGTAAACCGCATTATCAGTAGTGATGGTAAAACCACTATGATAGTGGGGAGATTAACACCTAAAGTAGGTGATATCTTTGGAGCAGTAAAAGAAGTAGGACGAACTGTTCAAGGGTATGTTGATGAAGAGTCAAAAAACAATGGCTACGAGTTTCATCTAGCTGGTGGTCCTATCTTAAACCTGACATTTTCTACACTTGGTAAATCTGATATTACCACTTTTACTCCAATCATACTGCTTATTGCAATGATTCTCTTATGGATTATATTTAGACGATCATCGGGTATGTTGCTGAGCATTGCTGTTGTGATGTTTACATTTATAATTGTTCTAGCTATACAGGTATTACTAGGATATAAGATAAATAATTTTACAGCAAATATGCCTGTATTTATTATTGCCATAGGAATAGCAGATGCTATGCACCTTTACTGGATTTATCTCATCGGCAGAAAAAAAGGCCTTGATAATCACGAAGCTATACACTATAGTGTAGAAAAGAACTTTCTTCCTATATTTCTTACTTCTGTCACTACTGCTGTTGGATTCGCTTCACTTAGTATTTCTGCTATAGTGCCTATAGAAACATTAGGAGTTGCAACTGCAAATGCTGCTCTTCTTGCATTTGCGCTTACTGTGCTATTTGTCCCTGCTGTCCTTGCGATTATAAATCCAAAAGTCAAAGAAAAAGAGATAAAGAGTAGTGAGGAAAAACCAAATAAGATAGCCCTCTTATATGCAGAGTTTATAATCAAACACGATACAAAAATAATACTTGCTACGGTCATTATTTTTGGCATTATAGGTTTTGGCTTAACAAAACTACAAATAGACTCTAACACTGTACGCTATTTTAATGAGGATGTACCCTTTAGAAAAACTGTTACTTTTATAGAAGACAAGCTTACTGGGCCTATGTCATATGAAATAGTACTTGATTCAAAAATAAAAGATGGTATTAAATCATCTGAATTTATGCATATGGTTGAGAAATTTTCAAATGAGTTTAAAAGCAAATATCCTGATGTAAGACACACATCATCCCTTGTAGATGTTGTAAAAAAATTTAATGAGGTTATGACTGGAGAAAAAAATATACCAGATAACCAAAACCTCATCGCACAATACCTTCTTCTGTACTCCTTATCGCTTCCTCAAGGAATGGAGATAAATGATAAAATGGATGTTGATGAGAGGTTCTTGCGTTTAACTGCTTCGATGAATATAGTCGATACATCTTTAGATCTAGAAATGATAAAGTGGGCTGAGGAGTGGTGGAAAACTACACCATACAGTGTAAGTATAAATGGTCAAACGGTAATGTTTGCACATATGCAACATGATGTAACTGACACTTTAGTAGAGTCTATTATCTTAGCTATTAGTGTAGTCTCCATTATGATGTTACTCATATTTAAGAGTTTTCGTATGGTTCCTCTTTTCATCATTCCAAATATATTACCAATTGTTCTAGTAGTTGGGGTAATGGGATGGTTAGGAATTACAGTTGATATTGGGGTTGCTATATCAGGTGCGATTATCCTTGGTGTTGCAGTTGATGATACTATACACTTTTTGGTTAAGTACAAAGAGGCGAGGAAGAAAGGCTATAACTTCAAGGACTCCTTAGTATACATCATGCACTATGCTGGTTCAGCAATTATATTTACCACTATTATTCTAAGTACCTCATTTATGATTTTTAGCTTTTCACAGTTTAATCCAAATGTAAATTTTGGTATTGTGACGGCAATTGCATTAATTATTGCAGTTGCCGTCGACTTAATAATGCTCCCTGCAATCTTAAGTCGATATGATGGAAAAGAGAAGAGCTTTTTGAGTTAA
- a CDS encoding DedA family protein has product MEDTFSNLATYGYIGLFLYSLGGGFVALLGAGVLSYMGKMDLTTSIAIAFVANALGDVMLVYLARYQKTMMMDSLKKHRRKLALSHVLMKKYGSWIILIQKFVYGIKTLIPIAIGLTKYDFKKFIFINTLSSVVWALAIGLGSYYSGSVLVKAAGVIGDRPWIAPLLLVIFVGGLWMYMEKVTKRRV; this is encoded by the coding sequence ATGGAAGATACATTTAGTAATTTAGCGACATACGGATATATAGGACTCTTTCTCTACTCACTAGGTGGAGGATTTGTAGCGCTGTTAGGTGCTGGCGTTCTTTCATACATGGGAAAGATGGACCTAACTACTTCTATAGCTATTGCATTTGTAGCAAATGCTCTTGGTGATGTTATGCTTGTATACCTTGCACGTTACCAAAAAACTATGATGATGGATAGCTTAAAAAAGCATAGAAGAAAACTTGCACTTTCACATGTACTTATGAAAAAGTATGGCTCTTGGATTATTCTTATACAAAAGTTTGTTTATGGCATTAAAACACTTATCCCAATAGCAATTGGACTTACAAAGTATGACTTTAAAAAGTTTATATTTATCAATACATTAAGTTCTGTAGTTTGGGCTTTAGCTATTGGGTTAGGAAGTTATTACTCTGGGAGTGTTTTAGTAAAAGCAGCAGGGGTCATAGGAGATAGACCTTGGATAGCACCACTGTTGTTAGTGATATTTGTAGGTGGTTTGTGGATGTATATGGAAAAAGTTACAAAAAGAAGAGTTTGA
- a CDS encoding outer membrane lipoprotein-sorting protein, with protein MIQKFLLISLISINLFAITNEEVAKKTESIMSGFEDSSSEMTMTLINANAQKRIRKMKMQVLEKESGDKSLMTFLSPADVKGTKFLKYEHIDKDDEQWLYLPALKRVKRIASKNKSGSFMGSEFSYEDLSSFSVDKYNFKGDAEVVTLDGIEFYKGQRDPISKNSGYTKQISWVDTKSFLIKKVEYYDRKHELLKTATFEDYKKISNIWRVGKMTMLNHQNDKQTILVWKNETIRNSLKEKSFHKRILKK; from the coding sequence ATGATACAAAAATTTCTACTAATAAGTTTAATATCTATAAATTTATTTGCAATTACGAATGAAGAAGTTGCAAAAAAAACAGAATCTATTATGAGTGGATTTGAGGACTCAAGTTCTGAAATGACAATGACTCTTATAAATGCAAATGCTCAAAAACGTATACGTAAAATGAAGATGCAAGTTCTTGAAAAAGAGTCTGGTGACAAATCTTTAATGACTTTTTTATCTCCTGCGGATGTTAAGGGAACAAAATTTTTAAAATATGAACATATAGATAAAGATGATGAACAGTGGCTTTATCTTCCTGCACTAAAGCGCGTAAAACGCATAGCATCAAAAAATAAATCTGGATCATTTATGGGAAGTGAATTTTCTTATGAGGATTTGAGTTCATTTAGTGTCGATAAATATAATTTTAAAGGTGATGCTGAAGTTGTTACACTCGATGGCATAGAGTTTTACAAAGGTCAAAGAGATCCTATAAGTAAAAACTCTGGCTACACAAAGCAGATATCATGGGTGGATACAAAAAGCTTTCTTATTAAAAAAGTTGAATATTATGACCGTAAACATGAGCTGCTTAAAACTGCTACTTTTGAAGATTATAAAAAAATTTCCAATATATGGCGTGTTGGAAAGATGACAATGCTAAATCATCAAAATGATAAACAAACTATACTAGTCTGGAAAAATGAAACAATCAGAAATAGTTTAAAAGAGAAAAGTTTTCATAAAAGAATTTTAAAGAAATAA